One genomic segment of Eriocheir sinensis breed Jianghai 21 chromosome 66, ASM2467909v1, whole genome shotgun sequence includes these proteins:
- the LOC126987737 gene encoding spidroin-1-like isoform X31: protein MGGLGTVSSKMGGLGTVRSKMGGLGTVRSKMEGLGTVRSKMGGLGTVRSKMGGLGTVRSKMGGLGTVRSKMGGLGTVRSKMGGLGTVRSKMGGLGTVRSKMGGLGTVRSKMGGLGTVRSKMGGLGTVRSKMGGLGTVRSKMGGLGTVRSKMGGLGTVRSKMGGLGTVRSKMGGLGTVRSKMGGLGTVRSKMGGLGTVRSKMGGLGTVRSKMGGLGTVRSKMGGLGTVRSKMGGLGTVRSKMGGLGTVRSKMGGLGTVRSKMGGLGTVRSKMGGLGTVRSKMGGLGTVRSKMGGLGTVRSKMGGLGTVRSKMGGLGTVRSKMGGLGTVRSKMGGLGTVRSKMGGLGTVRGKMGQHLAENSSCISSININFFLML from the exons atgggagggttaggaaCAGTTAGcagcaaaatgggagggttaggaacagttaggagcaaaatgggagggttaggtacagttaggagcaaaatggaagggttaggtacagttaggagcaaaatgggagggttaggtacagttaggagcaaaatgggagggttaggtacagttaggagcaaaatgggagggttaggtacagttaggagcaaaatgggagggttaggtacagttaggagcaaaatgggagggttaggtacagttaggagcaaaatgggagggttag gtacagttaggagcaaaatgggagggttaggaacagttaggagcaaaatgggagggttaggtacagttaggagcaaaatgggagggttag gtacagttaggagcaaaatgggagggttaggtacagttaggagcaaaatgggagggttaggaacagttaggagcaaaatgggagggttaggaacagttaggagcaaaatgggagggttaggtacagttaggagcaaaatgggagggttaggtacagttaggagcaaaatgggagggttaggtacagttaggagcaaaatgggagggttaggtacagttaggagcaaaatgggagggttaggtacagttaggagcaaaatgggagggttaggtacagttaggagcaaaatgggagggttaggtacagttaggagcaaaatgggagggttaggtacagttaggagcaaaatgggagggttaggtacagttaggagcaaaatgggagggttag gaacagttaggagcaaaatgggagggttaggtacagttaggagcaaaatgggagggttaggtacagttaggagcaaaatgggagggttaggaacagttaggagcaaaatgggagggttaggtacagttaggagcaaaatgggagggttaggtacagttaggagcaaaatgggagggttag gtacagttaggagcaaaatgggagggttaggtacagttaggagcaaaatgggagggttaggtacagttaggagcaaaatgggagggttag gtacagttagggGCAAAATGGGACAGCACCTCGCAGAAAACTCTAGTTGCATAAGCAGTAttaatattaacttttttttgatGTTATAG
- the LOC126987737 gene encoding spidroin-1-like isoform X29, translating into MGGLGTVSSKMGGLGTVRSKMGGLGTVRSKMEGLGTVRSKMGGLGTVRSKMGGLSTVRSKMGGLGTVRSKMGGLGTVRSKMGGLGTVRSKMGGLGTVRSKMGGLGTVRSKMGGLGTVRSKMGGLGTVRSKMGGLGTVRSKMGGLGTVRSKMGGLGTVRSKMGGLGTVRSKMGGLGTVRSKMGGLGTVRSKMGGLGTVRSKMGGLGTVSSKMGGLSTVRSKMGGLGTVRSKMGGLGTVRSKMGGLGTVSSKMGGLGTVRSKMGGLGTVRSKMGGLGTVRGKMGGLGTVRGKMGGLGTVSSKMEGLGTVRSKMGGLGTVRSKMGGLGTVRSKMGGLGTVRSKMGGLGTVRSKMGGLGTVRGKMGQHLAENSSCISSININFFLML; encoded by the exons atgggagggttaggaaCAGTTAGcagcaaaatgggagggttaggaacagttaggagcaaaatgggagggttaggtacagttaggagcaaaatggaagggttaggtacagttaggagcaaaatgggagggttag gaacagttaggagcaaaatgggagggttaagtacagttaggagcaaaatgggagggttaggtacagttaggagcaaaatgggagggttaggaacagttaggagcaaaatgggagggttag gtacagttaggagcaaaatgggagggttaggtacagttaggagcaaaatgggagggttaggtacagttaggagcaaaatgggagggttaggtacagttaggagcaaaatgggagggttaggtacagttaggagcaaaatgggagggttaggtacagttaggagcaaaatgggagggttag gaacagttaggagcaaaatgggagggttaggtacagttaggagcaaaatgggagggttaggtacagttaggagcaaaatgggagggttaggaacagttaggagcaaaatgggagggttaggtacagttaggagcaaaatgggagggttaggtacagttaggagcaaaatgggagggttaggtacagttagcagcaaaatgggagggttaagtacagttaggagcaaaatgggagggttaggtacagttaggagcaaaatgggagggttaggtacagttaggagcaaaatgggagggttaggaaCAGTTAGcagcaaaatgggagggttaggtacagttaggagcaaaatgggagggttaggtacagttaggagcaaaatgggagggttaggtacagttaggggcaaaatgggagggttaggtacagttaggggcaaaatgggagggttaggtacagttagcaGCAAAATGgaagggttaggtacagttaggagcaaaatgggagggttaggtacagttaggagcaaaatgggagggttag gtacagttaggagcaaaatgggagggttaggtacagttaggagcaaaatgggagggttaggtacagttaggagcaaaatgggagggttag gtacagttagggGCAAAATGGGACAGCACCTCGCAGAAAACTCTAGTTGCATAAGCAGTAttaatattaacttttttttgatGTTATAG
- the LOC126987737 gene encoding spidroin-1-like isoform X28, producing the protein MGGLGTVSSKMGGLGTVRSKMGGLGTVRSKMEGLGTVRSKMGGLGTVRSKMGGLSTVRSKMGGLGTVRSKMGGLGTVRSKMGGLGTVRSKMGGLGTVRSKMGGLGTVRSKMGGLGTVRSKMGGLGTVRSKMGGLGTVRSKMGGLGTVRSKMGGLGTVRSKMGGLGTVRSKMGGLGTVRSKMGGLGTVRSKMGGLGTVRSKMGGLGTVRSKMGGLGTVSSKMGGLSTVRSKMGGLGTVRSKMGGLGTVRSKMGGLGTVSSKMGGLGTVRSKMGGLGTVRSKMGGLGTVRGKMGGLGTVRGKMGGLGTVSSKMEGLGTVRSKMGGLGTVRSKMGGLGTVRSKMGGLGTVRSKMGGLGTVRSKMGGLGTVRGKMGQHLAENSSCISSININFFLML; encoded by the exons atgggagggttaggaaCAGTTAGcagcaaaatgggagggttaggaacagttaggagcaaaatgggagggttaggtacagttaggagcaaaatggaagggttaggtacagttaggagcaaaatgggagggttag gaacagttaggagcaaaatgggagggttaagtacagttaggagcaaaatgggagggttaggtacagttaggagcaaaatgggagggttaggaacagttaggagcaaaatgggagggttag gtacagttaggagcaaaatgggagggttaggtacagttaggagcaaaatgggagggttaggtacagttaggagcaaaatgggagggttaggtacagttaggagcaaaatgggagggttaggtacagttaggagcaaaatgggagggttaggtacagttaggagcaaaatgggagggttaggtacagttaggagcaaaatgggagggttag gaacagttaggagcaaaatgggagggttaggtacagttaggagcaaaatgggagggttaggtacagttaggagcaaaatgggagggttaggaacagttaggagcaaaatgggagggttaggtacagttaggagcaaaatgggagggttaggtacagttaggagcaaaatgggagggttaggtacagttagcagcaaaatgggagggttaagtacagttaggagcaaaatgggagggttaggtacagttaggagcaaaatgggagggttaggtacagttaggagcaaaatgggagggttaggaaCAGTTAGcagcaaaatgggagggttaggtacagttaggagcaaaatgggagggttaggtacagttaggagcaaaatgggagggttaggtacagttaggggcaaaatgggagggttaggtacagttaggggcaaaatgggagggttaggtacagttagcaGCAAAATGgaagggttaggtacagttaggagcaaaatgggagggttaggtacagttaggagcaaaatgggagggttag gtacagttaggagcaaaatgggagggttaggtacagttaggagcaaaatgggagggttaggtacagttaggagcaaaatgggagggttag gtacagttagggGCAAAATGGGACAGCACCTCGCAGAAAACTCTAGTTGCATAAGCAGTAttaatattaacttttttttgatGTTATAG